From the Alloalcanivorax dieselolei B5 genome, one window contains:
- the fliH gene encoding flagellar assembly protein FliH: MSDSTAPKTSWQRWRMGDLERPRSERPGERAAKPQRPADQTFDARAELNTLRRQVRDQAYQEGHQAGFEAGQEQGYSQGLEQGRRDGEQQAREQAAAALAPLAELAGQFQNAVQTLDRQIADDLVDLALAVGKQLAGEALAAKPEQVLSLVRELLQQEPQLGAHPRLWLHPDDLALVEEHLAMELTAAGWQARVDPDLQRGGCRVTGDAGERDASRAGRWDMLLAKLRRQPRESET; encoded by the coding sequence ATGTCTGATTCGACCGCGCCGAAGACTTCCTGGCAACGCTGGCGGATGGGCGACCTGGAACGCCCACGGTCCGAGCGTCCGGGAGAACGGGCCGCCAAACCGCAACGCCCGGCGGATCAGACCTTCGACGCCCGCGCCGAACTGAATACCTTGCGCCGTCAGGTTCGCGATCAGGCCTATCAGGAGGGACACCAGGCCGGTTTCGAGGCCGGCCAGGAACAGGGTTATAGCCAGGGCCTGGAACAGGGCCGTCGCGACGGTGAGCAACAGGCACGGGAACAAGCGGCTGCCGCTCTCGCTCCCCTGGCCGAACTCGCCGGCCAGTTTCAAAACGCGGTCCAGACCCTGGATCGTCAGATCGCCGACGACCTTGTCGATCTGGCCCTGGCGGTGGGCAAGCAACTGGCCGGCGAGGCCCTTGCGGCCAAGCCGGAGCAGGTGTTGTCCCTAGTGCGCGAGTTGCTCCAGCAGGAACCGCAGCTGGGAGCCCATCCACGCCTGTGGCTGCACCCGGATGACCTGGCCCTGGTGGAGGAGCATCTCGCCATGGAACTGACCGCCGCCGGCTGGCAAGCCCGGGTCGACCCGGACCTGCAACGAGGCGGCTGCCGGGTCACCGGTGACGCCGGCGAACGGGATGCCAGCCGCGCCGGCCGCTGGGACATGCTACTGGCCAAACTGCGGCGCCAACCGCGCGAGAGCGAAACATGA